From the genome of Flavobacterium luteolum, one region includes:
- a CDS encoding rhomboid family intramembrane serine protease, whose translation MNIILIAIIVANVVISYKGFNDLYFFRKYEFHVGSIRSGEQIRMLSSGFLHVDMMHLIFNMLTLYFFAPVVLNWLGNFSFVLVYFGSLIFGSLLTMLFHKNDYSYRAVGASGAVTGVLYSAILLQPDMMLGIFFIIPMPAYLFGILYLLYSIYGMKAKNDNIGHTAHFGGAIGGYLITLIKMPSLITDHTMMVILLAIPILILFGMAKLGKL comes from the coding sequence ATGAATATTATTTTAATAGCGATTATCGTTGCGAACGTTGTTATTAGTTACAAAGGATTTAACGATCTTTATTTTTTTAGAAAATACGAATTTCATGTAGGAAGTATTCGCTCTGGAGAACAGATCAGAATGCTGTCTTCGGGCTTTTTGCACGTAGACATGATGCATTTAATTTTTAATATGCTGACTTTGTATTTTTTTGCACCCGTTGTTTTAAACTGGCTCGGAAATTTTTCTTTTGTTCTAGTCTATTTTGGAAGTTTAATTTTCGGAAGTCTTCTTACTATGTTATTCCATAAAAACGATTATAGCTATAGAGCCGTTGGAGCGTCTGGCGCTGTAACCGGAGTTTTGTATTCTGCAATATTGCTGCAGCCTGACATGATGCTAGGAATATTTTTTATCATTCCGATGCCTGCTTACCTTTTCGGAATTTTGTATTTATTGTACTCAATTTATGGAATGAAAGCCAAAAATGACAATATTGGGCATACAGCGCACTTTGGGGGCGCTATAGGGGGGTATTTGATCACTTTGATAAAAATGCCATCATTAATTACAGACCATACAATGATGGTGATCCTCCTTGCAATACCAATTTTG
- a CDS encoding lysophospholipid acyltransferase family protein encodes MQFLVYILAYPLLWLISILPFPIFYLFSDFVYFLVYRVIGYRKKVVRENLALTLPHLSDAERKDIEKKFYKHMCDMFLEMIKTMSMSPEEMERRFQVTNIDLVRDYAKKGKSVILVASHYASYEWLLTINPKLGFQGVAVYKRLANPYFDKLVRKIRSKYNTEMIETRKAIPTMAQNQRNGVLSMYGLASDQSPKLDRIFHSMKFMGIEVPVHTGAEMLAKKYDLAVIMVKVEKVKRGFYEATFVSLADNPKDFEDFQITEMYLKEVEKQILAKPEFYLWTHKRWKHRVK; translated from the coding sequence ATGCAGTTTCTTGTTTATATTTTAGCCTATCCTCTACTTTGGCTTATCTCTATATTACCATTTCCGATATTCTACTTATTCTCAGATTTTGTATATTTTCTGGTTTATAGAGTTATTGGATACCGTAAAAAAGTAGTTCGAGAAAATTTGGCTTTAACCTTACCACATTTAAGCGATGCTGAAAGAAAAGATATAGAAAAGAAATTCTATAAGCATATGTGTGATATGTTTTTAGAAATGATTAAAACCATGAGCATGTCTCCTGAAGAAATGGAAAGGAGATTTCAGGTGACCAATATTGATCTTGTTCGCGATTATGCTAAAAAAGGAAAAAGCGTTATTCTAGTTGCTTCTCATTATGCCAGTTACGAATGGCTTTTAACCATAAATCCTAAACTTGGATTTCAGGGAGTTGCTGTTTACAAAAGACTAGCCAATCCTTATTTTGATAAATTGGTTCGAAAAATCCGCTCGAAATACAATACAGAGATGATCGAAACTCGAAAAGCGATTCCAACAATGGCACAAAACCAGCGCAATGGAGTTTTAAGCATGTACGGTTTAGCAAGCGATCAATCTCCTAAATTGGATAGAATTTTTCATTCGATGAAATTTATGGGAATTGAAGTTCCTGTGCATACGGGAGCAGAAATGCTAGCCAAAAAATACGATTTGGCGGTTATAATGGTAAAAGTAGAAAAAGTAAAAAGAGGTTTTTACGAAGCAACATTCGTCTCTCTTGCCGATAATCCGAAAGATTTTGAAGATTTCCAGATTACAGAAATGTATTTAAAAGAAGTCGAGAAACAAATTCTTGCAAAACCTGAGTTCTACTTATGGACGCATAAAAGATGGAAACACAGAGTTAAGTAA
- the glmM gene encoding phosphoglucosamine mutase: MTLIKSISGIRGTIGGKVGDNLTPVDAVKFASAYGTFLKNNIAKDKLTVVIGRDARISGPMIHNLVVNTLIGLGIDVIDLGLSTTPTVEVAVPLEKADGGIILTASHNPKQWNALKLLNAKGEFLSGADGAKILEIAEAEAFDFSDVDSLGEVISNDAYMDIHIDEVLNLPLVDIEVVKEAKFKVVVDGVNSSGGIIIPKLLKLMGVEVVELYCEPNGHFPHNPEPLKEHLTDISELVVKEKADFGIVVDPDVDRLAFISEDGEMFGEEYTLVACADYVLSKTPGNTVSNMSSSRALRDVTKAHGGSYEASAVGEVNVVELMKKNNAIIGGEGNGGIIYPELHYGRDSLVGVALFLTHLANKKMPVSALRASYPEYYMSKNKIELTPQIDVDAILTQMTEKYKNEDISTIDGVKIDFATEWVHLRKSNTEPIIRIYTEAPSQDAADKLALRIIDEIKVIAGI, translated from the coding sequence ATGACTCTAATAAAATCTATTTCTGGAATCCGCGGAACGATCGGAGGAAAAGTAGGAGATAATTTAACTCCTGTTGATGCTGTAAAATTTGCATCGGCATACGGAACTTTCTTAAAAAATAATATTGCTAAAGATAAATTGACAGTTGTAATTGGCCGTGATGCTAGAATTTCTGGACCAATGATTCATAATTTAGTAGTTAATACTTTGATTGGTTTAGGAATCGATGTGATTGATCTTGGACTTTCTACGACGCCAACTGTTGAAGTAGCTGTTCCTTTGGAAAAAGCTGACGGCGGAATTATCTTAACAGCATCTCATAATCCAAAACAATGGAATGCTTTAAAATTATTAAATGCTAAAGGTGAGTTTTTAAGCGGAGCCGACGGAGCAAAAATACTTGAAATTGCTGAAGCTGAAGCTTTTGATTTTTCTGACGTGGATAGTTTAGGTGAAGTTATTTCTAATGACGCTTACATGGATATTCATATCGATGAAGTTTTAAACTTGCCATTGGTAGATATCGAAGTAGTAAAAGAAGCTAAATTTAAAGTGGTGGTTGATGGTGTAAATTCTTCTGGAGGAATTATTATTCCGAAACTGCTAAAATTAATGGGAGTTGAAGTGGTTGAATTGTACTGCGAACCAAACGGACATTTCCCGCACAACCCAGAACCATTAAAAGAACATTTAACTGATATTTCTGAATTGGTGGTAAAAGAAAAAGCTGATTTTGGAATTGTGGTAGATCCAGATGTAGATCGTTTGGCTTTTATCAGTGAAGACGGTGAAATGTTTGGTGAAGAATATACTTTGGTTGCCTGTGCAGATTATGTTTTGAGCAAAACTCCAGGAAACACAGTTTCTAATATGTCATCTTCTCGTGCTTTAAGAGATGTTACTAAAGCGCATGGCGGAAGCTACGAAGCAAGTGCCGTAGGAGAGGTGAATGTGGTAGAATTAATGAAGAAAAACAATGCGATTATTGGTGGTGAAGGTAACGGTGGAATTATCTATCCTGAGTTGCACTACGGACGTGATAGTTTGGTTGGAGTTGCCTTATTTTTAACGCATTTAGCAAATAAAAAAATGCCGGTTTCTGCTTTGAGAGCTTCTTATCCAGAATATTACATGAGTAAGAATAAAATTGAATTGACTCCGCAAATTGATGTTGATGCGATTTTAACTCAAATGACAGAGAAATACAAAAACGAAGATATTTCGACAATTGACGGTGTAAAAATTGATTTTGCCACAGAATGGGTTCATTTAAGAAAATCAAACACAGAACCAATTATTCGTATTTATACTGAAGCGCCTTCTCAAGATGCAGCAGATAAATTAGCACTAAGAATTATTGATGAGATTAAAGTAATTGCTGGAATCTAA
- a CDS encoding ACP phosphodiesterase, giving the protein MNFLAHIYLSGDNDLIKIGNFMADGIRGKQFEHFPEDVQKGILLHRFIDTYTDSHDIFRKSTKRLHERYHHYAGVIVDIVYDHFLAKNWTQYSDEELALFVKRFYNSLHDNYDILTEKTQGLMPYMIERNWLLSYRTTEGIQNILTQMDRRSKNISQMQYAVEELTEFYDEFEEEFTLFFEEMRKKAQEKLLSL; this is encoded by the coding sequence ATGAATTTCTTAGCCCATATATATCTTTCTGGAGACAATGATTTAATTAAAATCGGGAATTTTATGGCGGATGGAATTCGCGGTAAGCAGTTTGAACATTTTCCTGAAGATGTCCAAAAGGGAATTCTACTGCATCGATTCATTGACACTTATACCGATTCTCATGATATCTTTAGAAAAAGCACTAAACGTCTTCATGAGCGATACCATCATTATGCGGGAGTTATTGTAGATATCGTTTACGATCATTTCTTAGCTAAAAACTGGACACAATATTCTGATGAAGAATTAGCGCTTTTTGTGAAACGTTTTTACAATTCCTTACATGATAATTATGATATTTTAACCGAAAAAACACAAGGTTTAATGCCGTATATGATTGAAAGGAACTGGCTTTTGAGTTATCGAACCACTGAAGGAATCCAGAATATTTTGACTCAAATGGATAGAAGATCTAAAAATATTTCGCAGATGCAGTATGCCGTTGAAGAGCTTACTGAATTTTATGACGAATTTGAAGAAGAATTCACACTTTTTTTTGAGGAAATGAGAAAGAAGGCTCAAGAAAAACTACTCTCTCTTTAA